One genomic region from Clostridia bacterium encodes:
- a CDS encoding chemotaxis protein CheW yields the protein MAIQQNKYLSFVLENEIYGIHILRVKEIIGMMTITHVPRMPEFVKGVINLRGKIIPVIDLRIKFSIPGSVYSDRTCIIVVEMESENGKRVNGLVVDSVCEVLAIAEENIEAPPACGDGAEQEILTGIGKVKDKVIMLLDTDKILTTNEIKAINKI from the coding sequence ATGGCGATTCAACAGAATAAGTATCTTTCCTTTGTTCTGGAAAACGAGATTTATGGGATACATATCTTGAGAGTTAAGGAGATCATCGGTATGATGACCATTACTCATGTGCCGCGAATGCCTGAGTTTGTAAAGGGAGTCATCAATCTCCGCGGGAAGATAATTCCCGTGATTGACTTAAGAATCAAATTTTCCATACCTGGCTCTGTGTATAGTGACAGAACCTGTATCATCGTAGTTGAAATGGAAAGTGAAAACGGTAAACGTGTAAATGGACTTGTAGTAGACAGTGTGTGTGAAGTGCTGGCTATAGCCGAAGAGAATATCGAGGCTCCGCCGGCTTGCGGCGATGGTGCTGAACAGGAGATTCTTACAGGTATAGGGAAGGTGAAGGATAAGGTAATCATGCTACTGGATACGGACAAGATTCTGACTACCAATGAAATCAAGGCAATCAATAAAATCTGA